The Opitutus sp. DNA window GCCAGCAGGGAATCACGCCGCGATCCAATCCCACCTGCATAAGTTAAAACCGGATAATTTAGCCGCAAAAATGCGCAGAAGTCGCAAATGGCAACCCCTCTGCAATCATCCGTTTTTTGCGCCGCTTGCGCCTCTTTGCGGCCACTCTCCGTTTTTTGGGCGCGGTGGATTGATGCCCATCCGCAGGTCTGACGATCTTTGCGTTAAACCTGATTTCCGAAGCTCAAACCAACCACAGATTACACAGATTACACAGATACAATCCATTATGAGGTAAACGGACTCACCTTGCCCCCCTTTTTTTCATCCTGTCTTCAAATTCAGTAACACTCTGTTATCTGTGCTCATCTGTGCATTCCGTGGTTAAAACTTCGGAGTTCGGGTTAAAAATCGCCTCTCTCTCTGCCTCCCCGCCCCGGCCCAAGTGAGGGGCGTTTTTTCAGCGGCATGTGCCAAAAGTTTTTGAGCACCCCATAGCCTAGCAGGCCGATGGCAACGCCGAGTACGACGGCCCCCAGGTACAGCGAGAAGAGCGAATCCCCGGTGAACACCCCGAGGGGCGAGTGGGTGACTTTATGCCAAACCTCGGAGGGCCGGTTTCCGCGCACTACCTCGCCGACAAAATAACACGCGGGCAGGTGCACCGGCGCGGTCAGGGGCGTCGAAAGAAACTGCAGGACAATGCACAGCAGCAGGTTTCCGCGAAAGAAGATCGCGGCAATGCAGGCCAGCACCGACTGAAGCGGAAGAAACGGAATTATGGTAATGGGGAAGCCCACCAACCAGGCGCGCGCCAGAGATTCGCGCGTGGGTTTCCACAGGGTTTTGTCTAGCAAGCGGTCGCCCAAGCGCGTGTGCAGCCAGGTTCCACGCAACCGGCTGCGGGAAAGCCGACTACGATGCAACAAGCGCAATATCCAGTAGGGAAAACGCATGCTTTAGGCGGACTTGGGCCCCGGTAAACTCGCCGCTCCCGGGGGCAACGGGATTTTGGCGAGCAGCACCTTGTCCACACGGTTTCGGTCCATGTCCACCACCTCGAAGCGCCAACCATGGCAGGTGAAATGCTCGCCGGGACGCGGGATGTAGCCCATGCGATCGAGAACAAAACCGCCAAGGGTCTCAAAATCCTCGTCCTCCTCGCCGGGCAGCGTCGGCAGCTCGAAACGGCGGCGCAGTTCGCCCACCTCCAGGCTGCCATCGACCAGCCAGGAGCCGTCGTCGCGTTGCACGGCGTCGGGCGAGACCCGGTCGCCGGGCTCGGGCAGGTCGCCGACAATCGCCTCCATCACGTCGATGAGCGTCACCAGGCCTTGCACACTGCCGAATTCATCGGTGACGAGGGCGAGGTGTTTACCGGATTTCTTAAACCCGTCGAGCAGCTGCACCACATGCACGGTCTGCGGCAC harbors:
- a CDS encoding DUF2062 domain-containing protein, whose amino-acid sequence is MRFPYWILRLLHRSRLSRSRLRGTWLHTRLGDRLLDKTLWKPTRESLARAWLVGFPITIIPFLPLQSVLACIAAIFFRGNLLLCIVLQFLSTPLTAPVHLPACYFVGEVVRGNRPSEVWHKVTHSPLGVFTGDSLFSLYLGAVVLGVAIGLLGYGVLKNFWHMPLKKRPSLGPGRGGRERGDF